Proteins found in one Campylobacter lari genomic segment:
- a CDS encoding type I restriction-modification system subunit M, translating to MAKKIEVKLEDVLWKSADKLRKNIDAAEYKHIVLGLIFLRYISDSFMQKYEELLEEQSEGADPEDEDEYLADNIFFVPEKSRYTYLRNNAKNPKIGKMLDEAMDEIETHNDTLKGVLPKVYAKDNLDSKCLGELIDLIGNIAFDTGKSADVLGHVFEYFLGEFALAEGKQGGQFYTPKCVVELLVAMLEPYKGRVFDPCCGSGGMFVQSEEFVKSRQGRLDDISIYGQESNQTTYKLAKMNLAIRKIESSQVIWNNEGSFLNDAHKDLKADFIIANPPFNDSDWSGELLEKDGRWKYGVPPASNANYAWIQHFLYHLSPNGGVAGFVLAKGALTSNTTNEAAIRKALIEDDLIDCIVNLPAKLFLNTGIPASLWFIRRQKLPNTAKKTLFIDARDLGTMINRRNKTLNKDDINQIANTYKAWKNGTDYEDIKGFCKSTSIDEIRELSYVLTPGRYVGLADSDDEFDFDTRFIELLTKLKSQIKTEQELSETILKNLEKIK from the coding sequence ATGGCAAAGAAAATAGAGGTAAAACTAGAAGATGTATTATGGAAAAGTGCCGATAAACTACGCAAAAACATCGATGCAGCAGAGTATAAACACATAGTTCTAGGGCTTATATTTTTACGCTACATTAGTGATAGTTTTATGCAAAAATACGAAGAATTACTCGAAGAACAATCCGAAGGAGCTGACCCAGAAGATGAAGACGAATACCTAGCTGACAATATCTTCTTTGTTCCAGAAAAATCCCGCTACACCTACCTAAGAAACAACGCCAAAAATCCCAAAATAGGCAAAATGCTAGATGAAGCAATGGACGAGATAGAAACACACAATGATACTCTAAAAGGAGTTTTGCCAAAAGTCTATGCTAAAGACAACCTAGATAGCAAATGCTTAGGCGAACTTATAGACCTAATAGGCAATATCGCTTTTGATACCGGTAAAAGCGCTGATGTTTTAGGTCATGTATTTGAGTATTTTTTAGGTGAGTTTGCCCTAGCTGAAGGCAAACAAGGCGGACAATTCTACACTCCAAAATGCGTCGTAGAGCTTTTAGTAGCCATGCTTGAGCCATACAAAGGCAGGGTGTTTGACCCTTGTTGTGGAAGTGGCGGTATGTTTGTCCAAAGCGAAGAGTTCGTAAAATCTCGCCAAGGCAGACTAGATGATATCTCAATCTATGGTCAAGAGTCAAACCAGACCACCTATAAACTCGCCAAAATGAACCTAGCCATAAGAAAAATTGAAAGCTCGCAAGTGATATGGAACAACGAAGGCTCATTTTTAAACGACGCCCACAAAGACCTAAAAGCTGATTTTATCATAGCTAACCCGCCATTTAATGACTCAGATTGGAGTGGCGAACTACTAGAAAAAGACGGCAGATGGAAATACGGCGTCCCACCAGCAAGCAACGCCAACTACGCTTGGATACAACACTTTTTATATCATCTATCGCCAAACGGCGGTGTAGCGGGATTTGTCCTAGCTAAAGGTGCACTTACAAGTAATACCACAAATGAAGCAGCCATTAGAAAAGCTCTCATTGAAGATGATTTGATAGATTGTATAGTAAATCTACCCGCAAAGCTGTTTTTAAACACAGGTATCCCTGCATCACTTTGGTTTATAAGACGCCAAAAGCTACCAAACACAGCTAAAAAGACGCTTTTTATAGATGCAAGAGATTTAGGAACTATGATAAATAGACGCAACAAAACCCTAAACAAAGACGACATAAACCAAATCGCAAACACTTATAAAGCATGGAAAAACGGCACCGATTATGAAGACATAAAAGGCTTTTGTAAAAGCACTAGCATAGATGAGATAAGAGAGCTTTCTTATGTGCTTACTCCAGGGCGTTATGTGGGGCTTGCTGATAGTGATGATGAGTTTGATTTTGATACTAGATTTATCGAGCTTTTAACCAAGCTAAAATCCCAAATCAAAACCGAGCAAGAGCTAAGCGAAACTATCTTAAAAAACTTAGAGAAGATTAAATGA